Proteins found in one Oenanthe melanoleuca isolate GR-GAL-2019-014 unplaced genomic scaffold, OMel1.0 S006, whole genome shotgun sequence genomic segment:
- the LOC130266262 gene encoding serine/threonine-protein kinase pim-1-like encodes MGRVGRAWNGHADKRTHGQTAPALQLRRQRRQRRQQQRRQRHSPSPGPGPGPNECSNPGPGSSRAPPGPGAGADSRPRAVGGRSGAVSGPGPSADSRVSPAGKSQEALQERYRMGSLLGRGGFGSVFSGTRLADGAPVAIKRVPRGRIRRWGELPNGARAPMEIVLLDKVSTGFPGVIQLLEWFELPSCFLLVLERPERCQDLSDFIAARRFLPEEEARGLFRQVLEAVRHCSSCGVLHRDIKPANIIMDLDSGQLKLIDFGCGTFLQDTVYTQFAGTLSYSPPEWTHLKCYHGEAATIWSLGILLYQMVCGKHPFKKGRDIIWGQLKFPQQLSQECQDIISWCLSMRSLDRPSVEDLFYDPWLQGVHLP; translated from the exons ATGGGGCGTGTGGGGCGAGCGTGGAACGGACACGCGGACAAGCGGACACACGGACAAACGGCCCCGGCGCTTCAGTtgcggcggcagcggcggcagcggcggcagcagcagcggcggcagcgACA cagtcccagccccggccccggccccggccccaaCGAGTGCTCAaaccccggccccggctcctcCCGAGCTCCGCCGGGGCCCGGGGCGGGTGCGGATTCCCGGCCCAGGGCGGTCGGGGGGCGGTCGGGGGCCGTGTCTGGCCCCGGGCCGAGCGCTGACAGCCGCGTGTCGCCCGCAGGGAAGTCGCAGGAGGCGTTGCAGGAGCGGTACCGGATGGGTTCGCTGCTGGGCAGAGGCGGCTTCGGCAGCGTCTTCTCGGGCACCCGGCTCGCGGACGGCGCCCCG GTGGCCATCAAGCGCGTGCCGCGGGGTCGCATCCGGCGCTGGGGCGAGCTG CCCAACGGCGCCCGTGCGCCCATGGAGATCGTGCTGCTGGACAAGGTGTCCACTGGCTTCCCTGGAGTCATTCAGCTGCTGGAGTGGTTCGAGCTTCCCAGCTGCTTCTTGTTGGTGCTGGAGCGTCCGGAGCGATGTCAGGACCTCTCTGATTTCATCGCGGCTCGGAGGTTCCTGCCGGAGGAGGAGGCGCGGGGGCTGTTCCGCCAGGTGCTGGAGGCCGTGcggcactgcagcagctgcggGGTCCTGCACAGGGACATCAAACCGGCCAACATAATCATGGACCTGGACAGCGGGCAGCTCAAACTGATTGACTTTGGCTGTGGCACCTTTCTCCAGGACACAGTCTACACCCAGTTTGCAG GAACACTGTCCTACAGCCCCCCAGAATGGACCCACCTCAAATGCTACCATGGCGAGGCAGCAACGATCTGGTCCCTGGGTATCCTGTTGTACCAGATGGTCTGCGGGAAGCACCCGTTCAAGAAGGGCCGGGACATCATCTGGGGCCAGCTCAAGTTCCCACAACAGCTCTCTCAAG AGTGCCAAGATATTATCAGTTGGTGTTTATCCATGCGCTCCTTGGACAGGCCATCTGTGGAAGATCTGTTCTATGACCCTTGGCTGCAGGGTGTTCATCTGCCCTAG